Proteins encoded within one genomic window of Clupea harengus chromosome 10, Ch_v2.0.2, whole genome shotgun sequence:
- the amotl2a gene encoding angiomotin-like 2a, which yields MRTAEESSGTVLHRLIQEQLRYGNPTDTRTLLAIQQQALRGGSSGGGAGSPRSSLESLTQEESQFLQMSTRQEPQGQEHQGDYQHSESPVCNLYQLHSEELPTYEEAKAHSQFLAAQRGQTVMQLSTGMEVSVHDGEDKHGEGMWDLKREHARSLSERLMQLSLERNGSNDNLPMSSSHSYPQLSNYHVGPISHEGPGSLPAHDLRGPPPEYPFLVKPPGYMVSHSQELEHYYKEPPPPFHSQHQRYVPAPQMVVCQNALPTVTPAGQEYMMTAPPIPNNPVQAAQIEMLMRENERLRKDLENYSEKTTRLTKLEQEIQRISEDYETLMKGSAKRETLEKTMRNKLEAEIKRLHDFNRDLRDRLETANKQLVAMEVDQSQHVYAKLVEQNEELQHERDRLEREVLHLRSYGEEWRRRSEALEQALGSAQARSRQLEEELRRKRAYVEKVERLQNALAQLQAACEKREALELRLRTRLEQELKSLRAQQWQAQGQVCGPSPLEMSTSSLQQQMREREERVLALEADITRWEQKYLEESTMRQFAMDAAATAAAQRDTTIINHSPRHSPNNSFNEDLPSTSHRHQEMENRIRALHAQLLEKDAVIKVLAQRSRREQQGLRPARSVPSINTIATPTTATCIIRGKGKSLSDDQTAGPILPPPAARLPPAKALSQDCGTQCDVPTPETSGPAVSTATTAKAATSDNSQQTAAPASLMKCLSGEADVVEILI from the exons ATGAGAACTGCTGAGGAATCTTCTGGCACTGTCCTGCATCGGCTTATCCAGGAGCAGCTGCGCTACGGCAACCCCACAGACACCCGCACCCTTCTGGCCATCCAGCAGCAGGCCCTGCGCGGTGGCAGCAGCGGAGGGGGTGCTGGCAGCCCCCGTTCGTCCCTGGAGAGCCTCACCCAAGAGGAGTCCCAGTTCCTCCAGATGTCCACTCGACAGGAACCCCAGGGCCAGGAACACCAGGGGGACTACCAGCATTCAGAGAGCCCAGTCTGTAACCTTTACCAACTACACAGCGAGGAGCTGCCTACCTACGAGGAGGCCAAGGCCCATTCACAGTTCTTGGCTGCCCAGAGAGGCCAAACTGTCATGCAGCTCAGCACAGGCATGGAGGTGTCTGTTCACGACGGAGAAGACAAGCATGGAGAAGGAATGTGGGACCTGAAGCGAGAGCATGCTCGTTCGCTCAGCGAACGCCTAATGCAGCTTTCCTTGGAGAGGAATGGATCCAATGATAACCTGCCCATGAGCTCCTCACACAGCTACCCCCAGCTCTCTAACTACCATGTAGGCCCCATTTCACACGAGGGACCTGGGTCTCTTCCTGCACATGACCTGAGGGGCCCTCCTCCAGAGTACCCCTTCCTGGTTAAGCCACCTGGCTATATGGTCAGCCACTCGCAGGAGCTTGAACACTACTACAAGGAGCCACCCCCACCTTTCCACTCCCAGCACCAAAG GTATGTGCCAGCCCCACAGATGGTTGTGTGCCAGAACGCTCTGCCCACAGTGACCCCTGCTGGTCAGGAGTACATGATGACTGCCCCACCAATCCCTAACAACCCTGTCCAAGCAGCTCAGATAGAGATGTTGatgagggagaacgagagactAAGAAAGGATTTGGAGAACTACAGCGAAAAGACAACAAGGCTAACGAAG ctggagcaggagatccAGAGGATATCTGAGGATTATGAGACCCTCATGAAAGGCTCTGCTAAGAGAGAGACCCTGGAGAAGACGATGAGAAACAAACTGGAGGCCGAGATCAAGAGGTTGCATGACTTCAACAGGGACCTCAGAG ACCGCCTGGAAACGGCTAATAAGCAGCTAGTAGCTATGGAAGTAGACCAGAGCCAGCATGTCTACGCCAAACTGGTTGAGCAAA ATGAGGAGCTGCAGCACGAGCGTGACCGCCTGGAGCGGGAGGTGCTGCACCTGCGTAGCTATGGCGAGGAGTGGCGGCGGCGCAGCGAGGCCCTGGAGCAGGCGTTGGGTTCGGCACAGGCCCGCAGCcgccagctggaggaggagctgcGCAGAAAGCGCGCCTACGTGGAGAAGGTGGAGCGACTGCAGAACGCGCTGGCGCAGCTGCAGGCCGCCTGCGAGAAGAGGGAAGCGCTGGAGCTGCGTCTTCGCACACGGCTGGAGCAGGAACTCAAAAGCCTGCGGGCACAGCAG tggCAAGCCCAAGGCCAGGTGTGTGGCCCCTCCCCTCTGGAAATGAGCACCTCCTCCCTGCAGCAGCAGATGCGGGAGCGCGAAGAGCGGGTCCTGGCCCTGGAGGCCGACATCACTCGCTGGGAGCAGAAGTACCTGGAGGAGAGCACCATGCGCCAGTTCGCCATGGACGCAGCCGCTACTGCTGCAGCGCAGAG GGACACCACCATCATTAACCACTCCCCACGCCATTCACCAAACAACAGCTTCAACGAGGACCTACCATCCACCAGCCACAGACACCAGGAAATGGAGAACAG GATCAGGGCTCTCCATGCTCAGCTACTGGAGAAGGATGCAGTGATCAAGGTTCTGGCGCAGCGGTCACGTCGCGAGCAGCAAGGCCTGCGCCCGGCCCGCTCTGTGCCCTCCATCAACACCATCGCCACGCCAACCACTGCCACCTGCATCATCCGCGGCAAGG GGAAGAGCCTCTCGGATGACCAGACGGCTGGGCCCATTCTGCCACCACCTGCTGCCCGTCTGCCCCCCGCCAAAGCGCTCAGTCAGGACTGCGGCACCCAGTGCGACGTTCCCACCCCTGAGACCAGTGGCCCCGCTGTTTCCACGGCTACCACCGCGAAAGCAGCCACTTCTG ATAACTCCCAGCAGACCGCGGCTCCAGCCAGCCTGATGAAATGCCTGAGTGGCGAAGCAGATGTGGTGGAGATTCTGATTTGA